The Coffea arabica cultivar ET-39 chromosome 9e, Coffea Arabica ET-39 HiFi, whole genome shotgun sequence genome has a window encoding:
- the LOC113710362 gene encoding V-type proton ATPase subunit G 1-like produces MDANRGQNGIQLLLAAEQEAQHIVNAARAAKQARLKQAKEEAEKEIAEFRAQMEAEFQRKVAQTSGDSGANVKRLEQETEAKIHHLKNESSRISHDVVQLLLRHVTSVKI; encoded by the exons ATGGATGCCAACAGAGGCCAGAATGGAATTCAACTGTTATTAGCGGCAGAACAGGAAGCTCAACACATTGTCAATGCTGCTAGAGCTG CAAAACAGGCTAGACTAAAACAGGCCAAGGAAGAAGCTGAGAAGGAAATTGCGGAATTCCGTGCACAAATGGAAGCTGAGTTTCAGAGAAAGGTTGCACAG ACTAGTGGAGACTCAGGTGCTAATGTGAAACGACTTGAACAAGAAACGGAGGCAAAGATCCATCACCTAAAGAATGAATCTTCCAGAATTTCCCATGATGTTGTTCAGCTGCTTCTGAGGCACGTGACTTCTGTAAAGATTTAA
- the LOC113709436 gene encoding uncharacterized protein isoform X1 — MEHGSYHDQSKATFSLADEDHTLANSLRFTLNQELVVSLSLSTNSYGTFPRVTFCGYSIPHPSDARVNIRVQTTGDAAREVLKDSCQDLMLMCQHVRSTFDQAVLDFKNQKNLEAVNIK, encoded by the exons ATGGAGCACGGGTCGTACCACGATCAATCAAAGGCGACTTTTTCATTGGCGGATGAGGATCATACCCTTGCTAATTCTCTTAGATTTACTCTAAATCAAGAGTTAGTGGTCTCCCTTTCCCTGTCTACAAATAGTTATGGGACTTT TCCCAGAGTAACATTCTGTGGCTACAGTATCCCACATCCTTCTGATGCCCGTGTGAATATTAGAGTCCAGACAACAG GAGATGCGGCTAGGGAAGTACTGAAGGATTCATGCCAAGATCTGATGCTAATGTGTCAACACGTTCGAAGCACCTTTGACCAGGCTGTTCTGGATTTTAAGAATCAAAAGAATTTAGAAGCAGTCAATATCAAATGA
- the LOC113709436 gene encoding uncharacterized protein isoform X2: MEHGSYHDQSKATFSLADEDHTLANSLRFTLNQDPRVTFCGYSIPHPSDARVNIRVQTTGDAAREVLKDSCQDLMLMCQHVRSTFDQAVLDFKNQKNLEAVNIK, encoded by the exons ATGGAGCACGGGTCGTACCACGATCAATCAAAGGCGACTTTTTCATTGGCGGATGAGGATCATACCCTTGCTAATTCTCTTAGATTTACTCTAAATCAAGA TCCCAGAGTAACATTCTGTGGCTACAGTATCCCACATCCTTCTGATGCCCGTGTGAATATTAGAGTCCAGACAACAG GAGATGCGGCTAGGGAAGTACTGAAGGATTCATGCCAAGATCTGATGCTAATGTGTCAACACGTTCGAAGCACCTTTGACCAGGCTGTTCTGGATTTTAAGAATCAAAAGAATTTAGAAGCAGTCAATATCAAATGA